From a region of the Streptomyces caniferus genome:
- a CDS encoding glycerophosphodiester phosphodiesterase, translated as MTYARPAQDRRPGRPAISVIAHRGASEDAPEHTLAAYRRAIEDGADALECDVRLTADGHLVCVHDRRVNRTSNGRGSVSALELADLATLDFGSWKDDNGANEAPDRQHEDPERTSVLTLERLLELVADADRRVELAIETKHPTRWAGQVEERLVELLTRFGYAGPAPRTDWASPVRVMSFSARSLHRVRAAAPGIPGVYLMQFLTPRHRDGRLPPGVGIAGPGMRILRAHPEYVARAHRAGHRVHVWTVNDSADVELCQELGVDAVITNRPKQVRKQLGLG; from the coding sequence GTGACCTATGCACGCCCCGCCCAGGACCGTCGTCCGGGCCGTCCGGCCATTTCCGTCATCGCCCACCGCGGCGCCTCCGAGGACGCCCCGGAGCACACCCTCGCCGCCTACCGCAGAGCGATCGAGGACGGCGCGGACGCCCTGGAGTGCGATGTCCGGCTGACCGCGGACGGGCATCTCGTCTGCGTCCACGACCGGCGGGTGAACCGCACCTCGAACGGGCGCGGTTCGGTCTCCGCCCTCGAACTCGCCGACCTCGCCACGCTCGACTTCGGCTCCTGGAAGGACGACAACGGCGCGAACGAGGCGCCGGACCGTCAGCACGAGGACCCCGAGCGGACCTCCGTGCTGACGCTGGAGCGGCTGCTGGAGCTGGTCGCCGACGCCGACCGCCGGGTCGAGCTGGCCATCGAGACCAAACACCCCACGCGCTGGGCCGGACAGGTGGAGGAGCGGCTGGTCGAGCTGCTCACCCGGTTCGGGTACGCCGGACCGGCCCCCCGCACCGACTGGGCCTCCCCGGTCCGGGTCATGAGCTTCTCGGCGCGCTCGCTGCACCGCGTACGGGCCGCGGCGCCCGGCATTCCCGGCGTCTACCTGATGCAGTTCCTCACCCCGCGGCACCGCGACGGCCGGCTCCCGCCCGGCGTCGGCATCGCGGGCCCCGGGATGCGGATCCTGCGCGCGCACCCCGAGTACGTCGCCAGGGCGCACCGCGCCGGCCACCGGGTCCACGTCTGGACCGTCAACGACAGCGCCGATGTCGAGCTGTGCCAGGAATTGGGCGTGGACGCTGTCATTACAAATCGCCCCAAGCAGGTGCGAAAGCAACTAGGTCTTGGCTAA